TTTACATAGCTTTTATTAAATGGTACATatcaaatttaaaatgcaacCTAGCTGCAGTTGTGCAGCATGGCGAATAAAAGCACTTAAGGTACCAAATACTATTTATTCAGCCATTAAAACTGCCAAAAACAGACATTAAGGTCTTAGGTTGGGGAAGGAGAATTCCTTAGATTACTGCAAGTAACAATCAGTGTGGTTTATTTTCAGCAGCGTAGGAGTCTGTAATGACTAAGAGGTAAGTGGCTGAATGGTAATAAGACTCGCTAAAATGTGCACACAGATTTTTCATTGATGAAAGACCTGACTGTACTGTGCCTTAAACTGGGAAATGGGTAAACATGTCACATGCCTCCTTGAACCTTCCCCTCCATTTTGTGCCAGTAAtctgtgtgtttacaggccTAACCTGGTCTTGACATTGCCAAAGTAGCTGGTCCTGGACTTGTCCCTCTGGGATTCTTGATCCTTGGCCATTAGAGTGTTGGGCCTCCTCACGGACTGAGCCATTTTCACTGGTACTTCCGTATGAGGCAGGCGGTTTCAGATGGATGAGAGGCTCACTTGGTATACTTCCTTCTCCTTTTATTCCCCATTGTTTCACTTTGACACAGATACCTACACAAGTCAGAAATGCTGGCTGAAAATACTGAACATGTAGACAGACAGGGGAGAAAACGGGTAATCCTTTTTCTACCTTTAACCACAGGATCGCAGAGAAAGGGAGCTGCACATTTTGCAATGGGATGCAGCCAGTGGTTCAATCCACTTTGACACGCCAATCTGCCTATAAGTATAAGTATGCTTTTAGTCTCTTTTGTGGCTCAATAACGTTGACCGGATCAGATAAATAAAGGATGGATGGTATGAATGTTTCGCATTATGGCCATGAGACAGAGACGTTCTAACCGCAACTCATGACAGATCCCTGCGGATGTTGATGTTTTTAGCCACGGAACCCACAAGAACAGCGGGGTTAGCGTAGCTTCTTTCTCTATTCTTCCTTAAGTCACAAGATTTCAAATGCTTGTCGATCACCAAGTGAACACAACTGGCTTCCTTCCTTCTGCGATATAATCACTGCTGAGGATGTAACTATTTTAGGCGACAGTTATGCAGAATGACTGAGGTTGCCGCTGTGGTAGGAAAGAATATGGCATCAACAGCTCAGCACCGGAGAGAAGAACAGGTAATTGACGAAGAAATATCTTGACTAACCTGCGTCTGTTTTAGCAATGAAGATTGTTGGTCATATGAGCGCACCTTCATAATGCAGTGTTATGATATCGCTGCAGAAATAACGTGAGCAACTTCAATAGTGAAGCTCCGCCTATATGGCGACCTTGAAGGGAGTGTCAAGATAGTTCAGTCCAATTCAACAACGAAAGCGGAAGTGAGCCGCTAAACATATCTTGTGTTTCAGACGGACGCGTATGTAttaataattttaatttaaCTATATATTTCTATATATATTTCTCTATATATTTCTAGCAAACTATATTTTAAAGTTACATctaaacatttttatcacagcGAATTTGTTGTTCATGTTTTGATCTAATACATAAATGGCAAATTATGCTTGACTTAAGTGCTTGCACATTACATTGAATAAACGCGTAAAAATGATGACTTTTAGAGGTGTAATCGGCCCATTTGGTCAATTtaatatgtgtgtgcgtgcgcgtcttTAATCACATGCTTAACAATGATTTGAAGTTATCGTACTGCCATGACAATGGCCCTTACCACTTTATCCCTATAGGGGTCGCTGTCGGGTAGGAAGCTGGTGGGGCTACAGCCAATCATAGTCCAGATGAAGGAAGCAGGTTTCCGGCCTAATGAACGCAAACACAACTGAAAGACGAAGAGGAGACGCTGCTTGGTAAGTATCGCGGCCGGATAACTTGTAAGTTGCGGACAGAATTTAATTGCGCTATGACAGCACTGGTCAACTGATATAAAACCAGAAATAACAACGTTTATTGTAATGGTGGTGGGCGCTTGGGGGTCAATCAGGGGCTTGCTGCTGATTTGGCTAAAGCTAAATCGCTGCTCCGGTAATTTGGGCTGCTGGACTACCGCATGTACAAGATGACAGGACGGAAATTCTTTAAATCACTATAGTAAAATGCTTTCACCCGTTCGGCAATGTAATGTAACGTCTACAGATTTAGTAATACGCAGTGAAGGTTAGCGTTGATGTTTATTTCCCAGTGGTCTTTGTGTTAATGTGACGCCTAAATTACGCCGAAACAAAAGTTCAATCCATTTTTATTTGCTGCTGGTTGCTGACTGAAGGGTTTGGATCAAACCTTTCTAACTAAATCTGATCTTGAGTGGTGAAGTCTAGTGAATGCAGAGTCGATGTGATGTTGCTAAAAGAAAATGGGTTTTGGGGGTTATGCAACATAATAGCATAAATTTTCAATgttttagaaatgtaaaatgcGTCGTACACATCAGGTTGCTAATGTTGGTGCAGGTTAGTAATGTTGATGATTATTATAACTGGCCAAAGTCAAACATTCGTGCAAGGACAGTATTCACAAGATTGAAGTTGCGTGATTAACACTACCTTGTttgtttccttcaacagatgcTCTAAGTTCCTAAGTTGTTTATTCAGACCTAAGGATTTTCAGGCTCATTGAGATGACACCTGTCTGCTGACTCGCTGGACAGTAAGCCAATCTTAGCTCTAGCTGTTAGCGTGCAACTTCTCAGTGCATGAGACCGAGCTgccatctccatggaaacagaagCTGTGAGTTTGTTTTTTGGATATTACTTTTAGTTTTGCTTAGCCATATTTTTGAATGTGTTTTCCCCCCAAATATTGCAATGAGCAAAATATAATTGAATAATAAGAGagacttgtgtttatttttaattggcTTTGCAGGATATTATTCCAATTTGGCAGAATAAGCCTCATGGCTCAACTCGTAGTGTTGTAAGAAGAATAGGTTCCACACTTCCACTCAAGCCTCCCCAAAGGGCATGTTTCCAGGTAAATATTGACTCATAAAAACACTTTATATGCATTATAGGAAGTCTTTCTTCACAACAGTTTAAATTATTGTTTCCACTTAATTTACACTTAAGGAATTACCCGGATTGGGCCCTCTTCGGCCCACGGACGGTCCAATGGTTCCTACCTTGGCTGATATAGCCTGGATTGTCGCAGATGAAGAAGAGACATATGCCAGAGTGCGGTAAGTATCTAGTCACCAACAAAGTTTATGGAGTGGTGCCAGGTTAGGGAAAGACAGTCGTGATATAAAGGTAATCACTGATTTACTGATCGTCCTCTTGTCTGTTCTCAGGAGTGACTGTCGTCCTCTGAAGCATGAATGGAGGCCCACACCACTCCTCGTGCTCCACAGGAATTCCTCTGTGCCTAACTTCCGCCGCGAGGGTAAACGAATGGAAGGTCTTAAGAAGCCTGGCGTGACGGCACTGAACCGCACTACCGCCCTGCAGGACGAGCTCAGCAGACTTCGTGCACAGATTGCCAAGATTGTGGCAACTGATTCAGGTGAGTAAATGAAGGCGTGTAATGGCTGCCGTGTACATCAGGGCATCAAAATTGCAATGTGGAGCCCATATTCACTGGTGGCTCTGATACTTCTGCTATCAAGCCTGCTGCCCTGATTCTTCTAAAGCTCTCTGGTACTAAGATGTCTTAGCAACGGTTTCTAGGTCAGTGTCAAAACATAATCTCTGCCATCCAGTGGCACATGCGTGTCCCTTATTGAACTTTTTGTCTGCACCATTGTCACACAGTTAGCCCCAATCATGTTACCATGTAACCGAAAAGAGCTACAACTCATGACAATTGTCATTGTCCATATTCTCATAGTTTAGCTGCTTGAGTCCATAAGATCAAAACGTGTAGAAACATCAAGACTTTTCACATCctgtaataaataataaaaatgttggggttgttgtttgtagggttttTGATATCTTTCAGTAAATACTcaagctcctcttcttcctttcaGGTTCCAACCCATTGACACCTGACCTGCTCTCACCTGACGACACGAGCATGAGCTTCTCTATGGCACCGTTCGAAACGGCGTCCTACCAGCCCGCCACCGCCGGGGCCGCTTCCTTTGTCATCAGCGATGtcactgaagaggaggaagaagaagaagagcaggaagatgaAAAAGACGTCTCAATGGTGTCTGAGCTGGTGCCCGACCCTCTGCCAACAGTCTCCATGACGGCGTCGgcaacctttgacctggacagacCCAGCATGGACTTTCGGGAGGCTGAAGAGGATACGGTGTCTCTGTCAAAGTCCACCAGTTTTGCTGACGTCATGGATATTCTGAAGGACATGAACCGCATGAAGATGAGTAAAGAGAGGTAGGACTCATAAATGTCCCAGAACACCATTTACCAATAACACCACCAGGTAGGACGCTTAATAAACTGCTAATTGtttgattttttgtttttgtttttttaaatcctccgGGCGTATGCAGATACAACAGAGGCTGCACGTCCCTCAGAGAAGAGGACTCTGCCACTCTGATTTCAGAAGCTCTGAGGAAAAAGTTTGTCCTGAAGGAAGAAGAAACTGCCTCTGCAAAAAAGTAGCCAGATGAAGAGTTAAGGAAAATCTGACCGTGCTGCTCTGCGTAAGTTAGGAGAAGAAAtagtctgggtttttttttaattatatgaACCATTGAAAAGCATGTGGTAGGTTATCATATGTGATGCATTCACTGACCTCTTAGACAATGACCTGACCTGACTTGTGTACCCATGGATCCACAACTTTGCAAATACTCTCTACCAGGTTTGCAGCAATAAGCTTTTCTCAGATATTGAAGATCCAATATAGACTTCACCCTGCTGGTTTTCTGTGAAGGGAAACCAGTCAAGTTTTCAGTTCTAACATTAGTTTTACtgtgtcttttttgtttgtttgtttgtttgtttaaagcTGTTCAGGCTGTTGTGAGTCGACTCATTTTAAGAATGTCACAACTCGCAATAACACAGCTGACTTTCAATAATACCAGGCTTTTGTacttaaatgaataaatatccctttaattgtgttttatcCTGCTTTCAAAGGCTCCCGGCCTGTGATTTAAATGTACACAGAAGATCCTATCCacctgctctttttttttaatttctgattGAGCGTTGAGTACTTGAAAACCCGTTTTGTGCTCTGGTGTAAATGCAGAGCTGTATTGCGTAGTGTGCATGTGAGCGATGGCGACGTTTGCTGTCGCATATCTATCGTTGCTTCTTATTGGTTTTTTACATGCTCCACTCTCTTATGCCTGTCTCTACAGTACACACAATCTGTCTCCCACGTGGATTTGGATGGGAGTCGGGTTCACAGTTTTTGTAATCTGAAATGACATCCTGCAGTTCTGCCCTCGTCGATTTCATTGCAGATGAAAACAGttgagacaggagaggacatgTGGTTTTACCCACATGCAGTTTGGGTCAGATGTGCAGTCTATGGTGATTTGTTTGGATGCCTCACTGCAGATTTTTTGCCTTTTCCAATGCCTGATTTTATTCCCATATTTATTCCAAGTGCCATGGGATTGTTGTGATTAGCCCACTTCTTATTGCCTGTCCTTTCCTGAATGTGCCATCCTTATTCATCCGCTTTAGCATCCACATGGATTCAATGATGTCATGTTTACCCATCACGCATCACTCCACCTTCCTCTGTCATGGCCTCGGAAAAGTTATTCCAGTTTTGCAGTGTGAGAAATTAGGAATTTGAGCCCATCTTCCCCACCCAAgtaaaggaaatgttttttGCAAATTCAGTTATGTTGACCTGAGATAATTAGCCTATTGCTAGAATGATTGAACCAAATCCTCCAtactttgtcttttttctctctcccttttaTTGTTCAGTTTCTTCACACCACTGCACCTCTTTAGGACTGGGCTGCCCACcattggtgtgtttgttttgtcgTGATAACTTGTAAATAAAGAGTGGTTGATGTTGTAAAACTGTTTAGTCTACCAGCAGTTTTCCTTTTGACGTCACTGTGCGAAGCCAATAGTTTCCACGAGGTGTCGCTGTTGACGAACGCTACATGCTCAATTGTGTTTTGAGCATCGTGTTTTCTGATCTGAAATTCTACATACAACTGTTTTCCAACATTAAGCGCCAGAGGCGATGAGGCTGTACTTCAAATTAATGTATATGCATTTAGTTTTGCATTTCAAGTCACTCACTGCAGCAGCAAATGGTGGAAAGAATTAAGATGTATGCACGTTTTTTAATGCAGCAAGCTAAAACATTCGTATCTCAATCATAAATCTAATGACTGATGTAAAACATATGCATGTTGAGTGTAAATTTCCCATTAACACTCCTTGATGCAGGTAATTTGGAGTTTTATCACCACTTTTAAGGTCCACAGACATGTAATTCCTCCTTACTTCATCACTCCACAGGGAGCCTGTACTCACACACCCTTAATTTTCGAGGATTATTGTTAACCCACATTCTTTCCCAAGATGTCAGGCCCCTCAGTGACTCACAGTCTATTTTCCACAAGTCCTTGGCCTACTTAGTCCCTCTTCACCTCCTTGATGGACTTTTTACCTATTTTGGATGCAGGGAGATGTCTGTGGAGGGCTCAATTAATAGAGTTCAGTGTCAAAACTAGGCTTTATTAATCCTAAATACAGGTCCTTGGTTTGATGTGACATTGGCAAAGATTCAGTGAGCCCTGCAAAAGGAATATTAAAGCAGGTTCATATGCATCTGGACCATCACTTTTAGATTTTAAGCGGATGAAAGCCATTTCACCACAGTATCTATTTACCACAGCTGAACTGTGCAAATGCATGAGAATTACTGTTCCCTTAAAAATTaccttaaatttaaaatgtctttttgctGAGTGGTTTGCTTGGTGGGAACAATTTAGGACTTGTCTGGAGCTGGAGCCCAAGAGTCATGACACGGCTCTGCTGGACTCTATAGTGGCTCAAAGGCAATGATTCCATCAGCCCTGCACGTAGAGGAGTCGCTCTCAACAGCAGCAAACGGCACAACAATGGAAGCATCAAGGTTCCTCCATCACCCACAACTCTTTCATCAATGTCTCCTCAGGTAGCTGGAAGCTTTCACGGGGAGACCTATCACCAGGAACAAAAACGGCCCTCCAATCACAAGAGGCCGTCGGACTGTTAACTCATTTGTTACCCTTGTgagctggatgatggaaggaatTGCTTTTCGTTTCACTTTTCCGAGACAAAATTGCTTTATGCCATTTAAGTAGACGCGCCCTGTCTTTGATAGAAATATCGCcatattgggttttttttgggtggggagTTCCTTTTTTCTCCCCACACTGCTTTTGATGAATTGTTCTGACAAATGTGTTGAGCACTGCTGCATTCTGAGCTAAAGCTAAACCAGGCGGGACATAGATCACTCCAGCAGCTATTAATCTCTTGGTCGGCAAGAGAAAAATAGATTTTACCATTTTAAACTCACACCAGAACCCGTATGTCATTTTATTAATGCAAATGCCACTTTATAGGTGTATTTAAATACACCTTTGGGTTGTTTTTGGACTGATTTCAATGCTGAATGGCCCAAAGCTTTGGAACTCATAGAGGAAATATCGAGATCGATCCAGTTAAAATCATTGATCGGTCGTGTCAGCTTCGGAACATTTGACAGCATGATACTATAACAACAACTGCTTGACTCAGTGGATGACAAGAGGTCTGGAGGAAGACGAGTGATGCATCCACTGCCGCCACCTCCCCCAGCCCACCCCCGCCATTAACCACGCATCCGCCCACGTCATCAGTACACAAAACCAACACTTATGAGTCACAACAGGAACGGCTCCACAACAGCGCCT
Above is a genomic segment from Takifugu rubripes chromosome 2, fTakRub1.2, whole genome shotgun sequence containing:
- the mtfr1l gene encoding mitochondrial fission regulator 1-like; its protein translation is METEADIIPIWQNKPHGSTRSVVRRIGSTLPLKPPQRACFQELPGLGPLRPTDGPMVPTLADIAWIVADEEETYARVRSDCRPLKHEWRPTPLLVLHRNSSVPNFRREGKRMEGLKKPGVTALNRTTALQDELSRLRAQIAKIVATDSGSNPLTPDLLSPDDTSMSFSMAPFETASYQPATAGAASFVISDVTEEEEEEEEQEDEKDVSMVSELVPDPLPTVSMTASATFDLDRPSMDFREAEEDTVSLSKSTSFADVMDILKDMNRMKMSKERYNRGCTSLREEDSATLISEALRKKFVLKEEETASAKK